The Azospirillum baldaniorum genome contains a region encoding:
- a CDS encoding acyl carrier protein: MLTQDEIYARLQSYLEDMFEVPPEKISREARLFEDLDLDSIDAVDLVVKLQELTGRKFKPEEFKSVRTVGDVLDRVHALLQE, translated from the coding sequence ATGCTGACGCAGGATGAGATCTACGCACGTCTGCAGAGCTATCTCGAAGACATGTTCGAGGTGCCGCCCGAGAAGATTTCCCGCGAGGCTCGGCTGTTCGAGGATCTCGATCTCGACAGCATCGACGCGGTCGATCTCGTGGTGAAGCTGCAGGAACTGACCGGCCGCAAGTTCAAGCCCGAGGAGTTCAAGAGCGTCCGCACGGTCGGCGATGTTCTCGACCGCGTGCATGCCCTCCTCCAGGAATAG
- a CDS encoding lysophospholipid acyltransferase family protein, giving the protein MLTSCLDKLWRRAATGFAFAFLFGGGAILAPTVFPLVALTSPAGAVRRQRCQHLVHLIFRFYIRMLRVLRVINVEVEGAERLRDGRGKLVVANHPSLLDVVLLMALMPRAQCIVKKELWESRWLGGMVRGAGYIRNDLDPEALLDACRAALEAGDGIIIFPEGTRTVPGEPVRFRRGFANLATLLEAEVQPVTITCDPPTLIKGEKWWMIPPRRPIFRVMVGDRLDVTGLLGYQYRSLAARKLVRSLEDYFAERLADGKA; this is encoded by the coding sequence GTGCTGACTAGCTGTCTGGACAAGCTGTGGCGGCGCGCGGCCACCGGCTTCGCCTTCGCCTTCCTGTTCGGCGGCGGCGCGATCCTGGCGCCCACCGTCTTTCCGCTGGTGGCGTTGACCAGCCCGGCGGGCGCGGTGCGGCGCCAGCGCTGCCAACACCTCGTGCATCTCATCTTCCGCTTCTACATCCGGATGCTGCGTGTGCTGCGCGTCATCAACGTGGAGGTCGAGGGCGCCGAGCGCCTGCGCGATGGACGTGGCAAGCTGGTGGTGGCGAACCACCCCTCGCTGCTCGACGTGGTGCTTCTGATGGCGCTGATGCCGCGTGCCCAGTGCATCGTGAAGAAGGAGTTGTGGGAGAGCCGCTGGCTGGGTGGCATGGTGCGCGGCGCCGGCTACATCCGCAACGACCTCGACCCCGAGGCCCTGCTCGACGCCTGCCGCGCCGCGCTGGAGGCCGGTGACGGAATCATCATCTTCCCCGAAGGCACGCGCACCGTCCCCGGTGAGCCGGTCCGCTTCCGCCGCGGCTTCGCCAATCTGGCGACCCTGCTGGAAGCCGAGGTGCAACCGGTTACGATAACCTGCGATCCGCCCACGCTCATAAAGGGCGAAAAATGGTGGATGATCCCGCCGCGCCGACCGATTTTTCGCGTCATGGTAGGGGATCGTCTGGACGTTACGGGGTTGCTCGGCTATCAGTACCGCTCGCTGGCGGCCAGAAAGTTGGTGCGCAGCCTCGAGGATTATTTTGCGGAACGGTTGGCCGATGGAAAAGCTTGA
- a CDS encoding phosphopantetheine-binding protein, producing the protein MEKLERELKTLIVDALKLEDIAPEEIDSEEPLFNDGLGLDSIDALELGVALRKAYGIKIESVTDDVKQHFANVRSLARFIQSQRAE; encoded by the coding sequence ATGGAAAAGCTTGAACGTGAGTTGAAGACCTTGATTGTTGACGCGCTCAAGCTGGAAGACATTGCCCCAGAAGAAATTGACAGCGAGGAACCGCTCTTCAACGACGGGCTGGGCCTCGATTCCATCGACGCACTGGAATTGGGCGTCGCGCTGCGCAAGGCTTACGGCATCAAGATCGAATCCGTGACCGACGACGTGAAGCAGCACTTCGCCAATGTGCGCTCCCTCGCCCGCTTCATTCAATCCCAGCGTGCGGAGTAA
- a CDS encoding beta-ketoacyl synthase chain length factor, which translates to MTETLRVAIRGWCAWAPDRSTRAAWRAWAGAPAMPDDAPPPALPMMLRRRTSPIGQKLIAAALACGNAAHTARYVLASGHGELARTVGIIDSLRQGELPSPAEFSLSVHHGLAGLLSIHTGNRRGHTALAAGPDSFGFGLLEAAASVAETPSEPVLLLYADAPMPDEYAPFRTEADEVLPLVVALALGPADGEGEGLALRCAPATGGPPAASTALDFMRFLLSGAPRATSHGGRLDWVWHRAD; encoded by the coding sequence ATGACTGAAACCCTGCGTGTCGCCATCCGCGGCTGGTGTGCCTGGGCACCGGACCGCAGCACCCGGGCCGCGTGGCGGGCCTGGGCGGGCGCGCCCGCCATGCCCGACGATGCCCCGCCGCCGGCGCTCCCCATGATGCTGCGCCGTCGCACCTCGCCCATCGGGCAGAAGCTGATCGCCGCCGCGCTGGCCTGCGGCAACGCGGCGCACACGGCGCGCTATGTCCTCGCCTCCGGCCATGGGGAACTGGCGCGGACCGTCGGCATCATCGACTCGCTGCGGCAGGGCGAATTGCCGTCGCCGGCCGAGTTCAGCCTGTCCGTGCATCACGGCTTGGCCGGTTTGTTGTCCATCCACACCGGCAACCGCCGCGGCCACACGGCGCTGGCTGCCGGTCCCGACAGCTTCGGCTTCGGGCTCCTGGAAGCCGCCGCCAGCGTGGCCGAAACCCCTTCGGAGCCGGTGCTGCTGCTCTACGCCGACGCGCCGATGCCTGACGAATACGCGCCATTCCGCACCGAAGCCGACGAAGTCCTGCCGCTGGTGGTCGCCCTGGCGCTCGGCCCCGCGGATGGTGAGGGCGAAGGGCTTGCGCTGCGGTGCGCGCCGGCGACCGGGGGGCCGCCAGCGGCGTCCACAGCCCTCGACTTCATGCGATTCCTGCTGTCCGGAGCGCCCCGGGCGACCTCGCACGGGGGACGGCTCGACTGGGTGTGGCACCGTGCTGACTAG